One window of Aliarcobacter lanthieri genomic DNA carries:
- the hemL gene encoding glutamate-1-semialdehyde 2,1-aminomutase has translation MFKKSIKAYEKACEVIPGGVDSPVRAFKSVGGTPPFIKKGKGAYIYDIDGNKYLDFVQSWGPLIFGHCDKDIEKVVIDTVKNGLSFGAPTLLETKLAKEIVDMYDNIDKVRFVSSGTEATMSAIRLARGVTNKNDIVKFEGCYHGHSDSLLVQAGSGMATFGSPSSPGVPEDLTKHTLLCEYNNIEQLKKCFEESSDIACIIIEPIAGNMGLIPADEEFLTTCRELCDKHGALLIFDEVMSGFRASLKGASGILKVKADILTFGKVIGAGMPVGGFASSKEIMSYLSPEGKIYQAGTLSGNPVAMAAGLVSLLKLKANPKIYNDLSKKALRLVNGLKKVASECNIPLQVNTRGSMFGFFFCDNEPKNFKDVGSCDFERFAKFHREMLKRGFYFACSQYEAGFICTKITNKEIDNCIKNAKEVMKNL, from the coding sequence ATGTTTAAAAAATCTATCAAAGCTTATGAAAAAGCTTGTGAAGTAATACCTGGGGGTGTTGATTCTCCTGTTAGAGCATTTAAAAGTGTAGGAGGTACACCACCATTTATTAAAAAAGGGAAAGGTGCTTATATTTATGATATTGATGGGAATAAATATTTAGATTTTGTACAAAGTTGGGGACCTCTTATTTTTGGACATTGTGATAAAGATATTGAAAAAGTTGTAATTGATACTGTTAAAAATGGTTTGTCTTTTGGTGCACCAACTTTACTTGAAACAAAACTTGCAAAAGAGATTGTTGATATGTATGATAATATAGATAAAGTTAGGTTCGTAAGTTCAGGAACAGAAGCTACTATGAGTGCAATTAGATTGGCAAGAGGTGTTACAAATAAAAATGATATTGTAAAATTTGAAGGTTGTTATCATGGACATTCAGATTCATTACTTGTACAAGCAGGTTCAGGAATGGCAACATTTGGAAGTCCAAGTAGTCCAGGTGTTCCAGAAGATTTGACAAAGCATACACTTTTATGTGAATACAATAATATTGAACAATTGAAAAAATGTTTTGAAGAAAGTTCTGATATCGCTTGTATCATAATAGAGCCAATAGCTGGAAATATGGGATTGATTCCTGCAGATGAAGAGTTTTTAACTACTTGTAGAGAACTTTGTGATAAACATGGAGCTTTACTTATTTTTGATGAAGTTATGAGTGGATTTAGAGCAAGTTTAAAAGGTGCAAGTGGTATTTTAAAAGTAAAAGCTGATATTTTAACTTTTGGAAAAGTAATAGGTGCTGGAATGCCTGTTGGTGGATTTGCTTCTTCAAAAGAGATTATGAGTTATTTATCTCCTGAAGGAAAAATATATCAAGCTGGAACTTTAAGTGGAAACCCTGTAGCAATGGCAGCTGGTTTAGTAAGTTTATTAAAATTAAAAGCAAATCCAAAAATTTATAATGATTTATCTAAAAAAGCGTTAAGACTTGTAAATGGACTAAAAAAAGTTGCAAGTGAATGTAATATTCCACTTCAAGTAAATACAAGAGGAAGTATGTTTGGATTTTTCTTTTGTGATAATGAACCAAAAAACTTTAAAGATGTAGGAAGTTGTGATTTTGAAAGATTTGCAAAATTTCATAGAGAGATGTTAAAAAGAGGTTTTTACTTTGCTTGTTCTCAATATGAAGCTGGCTTTATTTGTACAAAAATTACAAATAAAGAGATAGATAATTGTATAAAAAATGCAAAAGAAGTTATGAAAAACTTATAA
- a CDS encoding sensor histidine kinase: protein MKNLNIITQIIIINTVVMSFFIAVFIYKNYTIVSNQLILLENEKIDSIVKTISPIISINLTLGLEENIKELISESMQAHSEIIGIDILDLDNKVIYENIKKNIKKSRIYHVLLEDTILKEKIGELKVYYTFSSIYSKLLNEFNKFIVFIAIFFIVSLFISSFLIKYNLKSLMQLKDKMLNYSLNDKISFEEECFKNEISVINNSAYKMIKKIEEEVEKRIIYEKNIMQKNRFASMGEMIDNIAHQWRQPLMKINAILLNTDRNIELKNYDEEYLQQRLEDISNTIYFMSSTIDTFRDFLNPNKDKQNFKIDQAIEKSIKVLSPSLKNIKVNLNKQDSVICAYESEFMQVIFSILSNSIDIFEQRDIKEKEININIYEDEINIYIEIQDNAGGIKSENLDKIFDPYFTTKHKTGGTGMGLYIAKIIMLNSFGDIKVENSSIGAKFILNISQKIGDKNGQ from the coding sequence ATGAAAAATTTAAATATTATCACACAAATCATTATTATAAATACTGTGGTTATGAGCTTTTTTATAGCTGTGTTTATTTATAAAAATTATACAATAGTTTCTAATCAGTTAATTTTACTTGAGAATGAAAAAATAGATTCAATAGTAAAAACTATATCACCAATAATCTCTATAAATCTTACTTTAGGTTTGGAAGAAAATATAAAAGAGCTAATTAGTGAAAGTATGCAAGCACATAGTGAAATAATTGGGATTGATATTTTAGACCTTGATAATAAAGTAATTTACGAAAATATAAAAAAAAATATTAAAAAATCAAGAATATACCATGTGCTTTTGGAAGATACTATTTTAAAAGAGAAAATTGGAGAGTTAAAGGTTTATTATACATTTTCATCTATTTACTCAAAACTTTTAAATGAATTTAATAAATTTATAGTATTTATAGCTATATTTTTTATAGTATCTTTATTTATCTCATCATTTCTTATTAAATATAATCTAAAATCTCTAATGCAACTAAAAGATAAAATGCTCAATTATAGTTTAAATGATAAAATAAGCTTTGAAGAAGAGTGTTTTAAAAATGAAATTTCTGTTATAAATAATAGTGCATATAAAATGATAAAAAAGATAGAGGAAGAGGTTGAAAAAAGAATTATTTATGAAAAAAATATCATGCAAAAAAATCGTTTTGCTTCTATGGGAGAGATGATTGATAATATTGCTCATCAATGGAGACAACCTTTGATGAAAATAAATGCAATATTATTAAATACAGATAGAAATATAGAACTTAAAAATTATGATGAGGAGTATCTACAACAAAGATTAGAAGATATATCAAATACTATATATTTTATGTCAAGTACAATAGACACATTTAGAGATTTTTTAAATCCAAATAAAGATAAACAAAATTTTAAAATTGATCAAGCAATAGAAAAAAGTATAAAAGTTTTAAGTCCTTCATTAAAAAATATAAAAGTAAATCTAAATAAACAAGATAGTGTTATATGTGCTTATGAGAGTGAATTTATGCAAGTTATTTTTTCTATTTTATCAAATTCCATAGATATATTTGAACAAAGAGATATAAAAGAAAAAGAGATAAATATAAATATTTATGAAGATGAAATAAATATTTATATAGAAATACAAGATAATGCAGGTGGGATAAAAAGTGAGAATTTAGATAAAATTTTTGATCCTTATTTCACAACAAAACATAAAACTGGTGGAACTGGAATGGGACTTTATATTGCAAAAATTATTATGTTAAATAGTTTTGGTGATATAAAAGTTGAAAATAGTTCTATTGGGGCAAAATTTATTTTAAATATTTCACAAAAAATAGGAGATAAAAATGGGCAATAA
- a CDS encoding AtpZ/AtpI family protein, with translation MEKEENKNIENKPKHRDKIEALDSLSVGISMVAAIVIGVLLGLGLKHLTGYTWTLWLGIIWGIAAAILNVYRAYKRAQKVYEGLENDPRYAHRAKYGDKSFDDEDK, from the coding sequence ATGGAAAAAGAAGAAAATAAAAATATAGAAAATAAACCAAAACATAGAGATAAGATAGAAGCTTTAGATAGTTTATCTGTTGGAATTTCTATGGTTGCAGCTATTGTTATTGGTGTTTTGCTTGGTTTAGGATTAAAACATTTGACAGGATATACTTGGACACTTTGGTTAGGAATTATTTGGGGAATAGCAGCAGCAATTTTAAATGTGTATAGAGCATATAAAAGAGCTCAAAAGGTTTATGAAGGTTTAGAAAATGACCCAAGATATGCTCATAGAGCAAAATATGGTGATAAATCTTTTGATGATGAAGATAAATAG
- a CDS encoding response regulator transcription factor has protein sequence MGNKDSLKHFTLLYAEDDKAIQKEMLEYFSSYFKEVFTADDGNEALELYKQHKPDVLILDIYMPHLTGIELTKILRENDYKTKIVLITAHSNDSLLLESINIDVNYYLIKPATLKKVKDMLNKISIDLLRSSEKIIRFDEYIYFNLSSKKLFNKDIEIKLSKKELSLLELFIINRNKDITIEDIMSHCWSDIFIEISLDSVKSLVSNLRKKLPKNTLVNVYGVGYILKNS, from the coding sequence ATGGGCAATAAAGATAGTTTAAAGCATTTTACTCTACTTTATGCAGAGGATGATAAAGCTATTCAAAAAGAGATGTTGGAATACTTTTCTAGCTATTTTAAAGAGGTTTTTACTGCAGATGATGGGAATGAGGCTTTAGAACTTTATAAACAACATAAACCAGATGTTCTCATACTTGATATTTATATGCCACATTTAACAGGAATTGAACTAACAAAGATTTTGAGAGAAAATGACTATAAGACAAAGATAGTGTTAATAACTGCGCATTCAAATGATAGTTTACTTTTAGAATCAATCAATATAGATGTAAATTACTATTTAATAAAACCTGCAACTTTAAAAAAAGTTAAAGATATGTTGAATAAAATTTCTATTGATTTATTAAGAAGTTCAGAAAAAATCATAAGATTTGATGAATATATATATTTTAATCTATCTAGTAAAAAACTATTTAATAAAGATATTGAAATAAAACTTAGTAAAAAAGAGCTCTCTTTGCTAGAACTTTTTATAATAAATAGAAATAAAGATATAACTATTGAAGATATTATGTCTCATTGCTGGAGTGATATTTTTATTGAAATATCACTTGATAGTGTCAAATCTCTGGTTAGTAATCTACGAAAAAAACTTCCTAAAAATACTCTTGTAAATGTTTATGGTGTTGGTTACATTTTAAAAAATAGTTAA
- a CDS encoding TonB-dependent receptor: MLEFYKNEKKMFFKIVFIFLLLPIILFSQELENILDDLNKYSDKSNLNIDYKPTAMTVLYANDLQTLGINTLSEALNFVAGIQAFKTTSVNSIVSVRGYTQPLNSFQEKIKYRINGVSVSSNYFENFPISLIDRIEISKGNASTIYDQGGFVAVIDIITKNKSNIAFGTGSFDNKNFSLLLNEKLNDNWKLKLSTSYLKHNKKVDAPSAILTNSIDFGTNFDRKQESLEGIEDILIGASLENKNFKISSNYIKNNRQNNYGTTGLLDWSDDGYSKYEMFSNEITYDTFLNTNNILEMKIGSVQSNYKMNTYMYKFEPNNVGIYDPHFKVDYTQRESYISLLVKNTSFTNNKIEYGVYGSLIQIPKNKYYTNVDYLTGLGQYIPKYDAYFPIQKELKEFSGKQGFISDESSKTNMSYFLADTYSVNENLTLLANLGIDDYQDYKKLLNFRLGSVYSIDDINIYKFSISQANRNPSLIEDYFVGHIINSQDQALEAEKLQSVELMYIYQQNDEKLKLNLYYQKYINSIDGYRYKDSLQYYNKKQDEYNYGAELEYSKNFENRSKVILNASFNSFAYKNSYENLKIDTPIVSKITTILGYIYPINSKFTISPLIRYYGSKNLLNGNKIGDVALLDLTLTHNISKDAKLYFGAKNILDKEYFYYGYNTKDEKMLREGTTWFVSFSYDF, translated from the coding sequence ATGTTAGAATTTTATAAAAATGAGAAGAAAATGTTTTTTAAAATAGTATTTATATTTTTATTACTTCCTATAATTTTATTTTCTCAAGAACTAGAAAATATATTAGATGATTTAAATAAATATAGTGATAAATCTAACTTAAATATTGATTATAAACCAACAGCAATGACAGTTTTATATGCTAATGATCTACAAACATTAGGAATAAATACTTTGTCTGAAGCTTTAAATTTTGTTGCTGGAATTCAAGCTTTTAAAACAACTTCTGTTAACTCTATTGTATCTGTAAGAGGATATACTCAACCTTTAAATAGTTTTCAAGAGAAAATAAAATATAGAATAAATGGAGTTAGTGTATCTTCAAACTATTTTGAAAATTTTCCAATTAGTCTAATTGATAGAATAGAAATATCAAAAGGAAATGCTTCAACTATTTATGATCAAGGTGGTTTTGTAGCTGTTATTGATATTATCACAAAAAATAAAAGTAATATTGCTTTTGGAACAGGAAGCTTTGATAATAAGAATTTCTCTTTACTTTTAAATGAAAAATTAAATGATAATTGGAAACTAAAATTATCTACAAGTTACTTGAAACACAATAAAAAGGTAGATGCCCCTAGTGCTATTTTGACTAATTCTATAGATTTTGGAACAAATTTTGATAGAAAACAAGAATCTTTAGAAGGAATTGAAGATATTTTAATTGGTGCTTCTTTAGAAAATAAAAACTTTAAAATATCTTCAAATTATATAAAAAATAATAGACAAAACAATTATGGTACTACGGGATTATTAGATTGGAGTGATGATGGTTACTCAAAATATGAGATGTTTTCAAATGAAATAACTTATGATACTTTCTTAAATACAAACAATATTTTGGAAATGAAGATAGGAAGTGTACAAAGTAATTATAAAATGAATACTTACATGTATAAATTTGAACCAAATAATGTTGGAATCTATGACCCACATTTTAAAGTTGATTATACTCAAAGAGAGAGTTATATATCACTTTTAGTAAAAAATACTAGCTTTACAAATAATAAAATCGAATATGGAGTTTATGGTTCTTTAATCCAAATTCCAAAAAATAAATACTATACAAATGTAGATTATCTAACAGGTTTAGGACAATACATTCCAAAATATGATGCCTATTTCCCGATACAAAAGGAGTTAAAAGAGTTTTCAGGAAAGCAAGGATTTATAAGTGATGAGAGTTCAAAAACTAATATGTCATATTTTTTAGCAGATACTTATAGTGTAAATGAGAATTTAACTCTTTTAGCAAATCTTGGAATTGATGACTATCAAGATTATAAAAAGCTTTTAAATTTTAGATTAGGTTCTGTTTACTCTATTGATGATATAAATATATATAAATTCTCTATCTCTCAAGCGAATAGAAATCCATCTTTAATAGAAGACTATTTTGTAGGGCATATAATAAACTCTCAAGACCAAGCTTTAGAAGCGGAAAAACTACAAAGTGTTGAATTGATGTATATTTATCAACAAAATGATGAGAAATTAAAGTTAAATTTATACTATCAAAAGTATATAAATTCTATTGATGGTTATAGGTATAAAGATTCTTTACAATACTACAATAAAAAGCAAGATGAATATAACTATGGAGCAGAGTTAGAGTATAGTAAAAATTTTGAGAATCGTTCAAAAGTAATTTTAAATGCTAGTTTTAATAGTTTTGCTTATAAAAATAGTTATGAGAACTTAAAAATAGATACACCAATAGTTTCAAAAATAACTACAATTTTAGGATATATTTATCCAATAAATTCTAAATTTACTATTAGCCCATTGATTAGATATTATGGTTCTAAAAATCTTTTAAATGGTAATAAAATAGGTGATGTTGCTTTACTTGATTTAACTCTTACTCATAATATTTCAAAAGATGCAAAACTATATTTTGGAGCAAAAAATATCTTAGATAAAGAGTATTTTTACTATGGATACAATACAAAAGATGAGAAAATGCTAAGAGAGGGTACAACTTGGTTTGTAAGTTTTAGCTATGATTTTTAA
- a CDS encoding beta strand repeat-containing protein has protein sequence MYQNHEYKNRFRILKGGLISLVVASNLYSAPSGGTVVSGNATINQNGNTTNINQSSQKASINWQDFSISKNETVNFNQPNTNSITLNRVIGNEKSIIDGALNANGQVWILNSNGTLFGKNAKVNTSGLLVTTKELSDDDFQKGNYSFKGNSKESIENQGDINLNDKAYTVFVANSVINNGEIKVHKGTVHLTGADEFSLTLNENQNISLKVTKGALNSLVENNNLIVANGGNVYLTTNAKNELLKGVVNNTGIIEAASLDDLQSEVILFAHGGTANIDGEIKAKNSFVETSGENISVKDSFKITANKWLLDPVDMTIEANGGSDFNSGSVSATAIQNALAGTNLELQADNNITVNQNITWSTDKQLKLTANSIDVNATINNTNSTNGGVYFNASNTTYKVVFGTNGKVIVNNINQMQWIETALNGKYELGSNIDAGATKTDTAKWGTTGFNPIGNDTNIFTGTFDGKGFTISNLYINRPTQDYVGLFGITNNPTIKNIGLENLSIVGKDSVGGLVGNHLYGTISNSYASGTVSGGSKVGGLLGENSNGTIENSYASGTVSGGSKVGGLLGYNTFGTILNSYASGTVSGGSKVGGLLGVTFRGTILNSYASGTVSVGSKVGGLLGYNTYGTIENSYYDNATNTASMNDSSYGKTKIEIATALKNVSSEWETDLSKGRGYGTSGTTDLPFLKNVTKLSNTLFEDGHGTITNPYTITNWTQLQNINNSKILTSGYYFNLLNNIDSSTAGYMGNSGEGWIPIGDVNSQFRGTFDGQGNTISNLYINRLNSIGLFGESGSVSTIRNIGLKDVNIRGQMFVGALVGTNDGTITNSYASGAVNGVFSHVGGLVGENYGTISNSYASVSVGGTSSLGGLVGFNYQTITNSFYDKTKFNGNGVGDDLYFTGVKGLTTEEMKHGTVYKTAGWDIVADSTLVEGTPVIKFDSANNKYVWAIAPKTFTANLSNQSTTYNGLLQNLSSIYTSQSIFGTAGVNFKFVDVDNNDITAYKNAGTYSNIGVVSLDEFIVAGVGTKGTLTINKANLDIIANSNSLVYNGQTQSVNGYTFGTNGLLGSDTKADLVGLTGITTTSSSKNVGNYATNIGGTSNNYNINFTQGNLSITKANAIVNANSNSVVYNGLTQNVNGFTVSGLVGGETKDVLTGLTGLTTSGKNAGEYNTNLAGDDINYNLTFNQGKLTITKANAIVNANSNSVVYNGLTQNVNGFTVSGLVGGETKDVLTGLTGLTTSGKNAGEYNTNLAGDDINYNLTFNQGKLTITKANAIVNANSNSVVYNGLTQNVNGFTVSGLVGGETKDVLTGLTGLTTSGKNAGEYNTNLAGDDINYNLTFNQGKLTITKANAIVNANSNSVVYNGLTQNVNGFTVSGLVNNETKDVLTGLTDLITSGKNAGEYNTNLAGDDINYNLTFNQGKLTIAKANLDIVANSNSLVYNGKTQSVNGYIFGENKLLGSDTVADLNLSGITTISSSKNVGTTKTNISGISDNYNINVAQGTLNIIKKGISVTADNKNKKQGENNPNLTYVANGLIENDTLNGTLSTNATQNSEVGSYDIEKGSLDNPNYEIDFKKGKLIVEAKTELPKPETPRGVQEVVDSISHQIAQTLQVESQIDNQILNINQNTQTVSFNKRYGVEIINGGINAPTKEEEARNFQNMINK, from the coding sequence ATGTATCAAAATCATGAATATAAAAACCGATTTAGAATACTAAAAGGTGGATTGATTTCCCTTGTTGTTGCTTCAAATCTATACTCAGCTCCAAGTGGTGGAACAGTAGTAAGCGGAAATGCAACAATAAACCAAAATGGAAATACTACAAATATAAACCAAAGTAGCCAAAAAGCCTCTATAAATTGGCAAGATTTTAGTATCTCTAAAAATGAAACAGTAAACTTTAATCAACCAAATACAAACTCAATAACTCTAAACAGAGTAATAGGAAATGAAAAATCTATTATAGATGGAGCATTAAACGCAAATGGACAAGTTTGGATTTTAAACTCAAATGGTACACTCTTTGGTAAAAATGCAAAAGTAAATACTTCTGGACTTCTTGTAACAACTAAAGAGCTATCAGATGATGACTTTCAAAAAGGTAACTACTCTTTTAAAGGTAACTCAAAAGAGAGTATTGAAAATCAAGGTGATATAAACCTAAATGATAAAGCCTATACAGTGTTTGTTGCAAATAGTGTAATAAACAATGGTGAGATAAAAGTGCATAAAGGAACTGTTCATCTAACAGGAGCAGATGAGTTCTCTTTAACTTTAAATGAAAACCAAAATATCTCACTAAAAGTAACAAAAGGTGCTTTAAACTCTCTTGTTGAAAACAATAACCTAATAGTTGCAAATGGTGGAAATGTATATCTTACAACAAATGCAAAAAATGAACTTCTAAAAGGTGTAGTAAATAATACAGGAATTATAGAAGCTGCTTCTTTAGATGACCTACAAAGTGAAGTAATACTTTTTGCTCACGGTGGAACAGCAAATATAGATGGGGAAATAAAAGCTAAAAACTCATTTGTGGAAACAAGTGGAGAAAACATATCTGTAAAAGATAGTTTTAAAATCACTGCAAATAAATGGCTACTTGACCCAGTTGATATGACAATTGAAGCAAATGGTGGAAGTGATTTTAATAGTGGAAGTGTAAGTGCAACTGCTATACAAAATGCTTTAGCTGGAACAAATTTAGAACTACAAGCAGATAATAATATAACTGTAAATCAAAATATCACTTGGAGTACAGATAAACAACTAAAATTAACAGCCAATAGTATAGATGTAAATGCAACAATAAATAATACAAACTCTACAAACGGTGGAGTATATTTTAATGCATCTAATACAACATATAAAGTAGTATTTGGTACAAATGGAAAAGTAATTGTAAATAATATAAATCAAATGCAATGGATAGAAACAGCACTAAATGGAAAATATGAACTAGGAAGTAATATAGATGCAGGTGCTACAAAAACAGATACAGCAAAATGGGGAACAACTGGATTTAATCCAATAGGGAATGATACAAATATTTTTACAGGAACATTTGATGGCAAAGGTTTTACTATCTCTAATTTATATATAAATAGACCAACTCAAGATTATGTTGGACTATTTGGAATTACAAATAATCCAACTATAAAAAATATTGGATTAGAAAATCTAAGTATTGTTGGAAAAGATTCTGTAGGTGGATTGGTTGGAAATCATCTTTATGGAACAATTTCAAACTCATATGCAAGTGGAACTGTAAGTGGTGGTTCTAAAGTAGGTGGATTGCTTGGAGAAAATTCTAATGGAACAATTGAAAATTCATATGCAAGTGGAACTGTAAGTGGTGGTTCTAAAGTAGGTGGATTGCTTGGATATAATACCTTTGGAACAATTTTAAACTCATATGCAAGTGGAACTGTAAGTGGTGGTTCTAAAGTAGGTGGATTGCTTGGAGTTACTTTTCGTGGAACAATTTTAAACTCATATGCAAGTGGAACTGTAAGTGTTGGTTCTAAAGTAGGTGGATTGCTTGGATATAATACCTATGGAACAATTGAAAACTCATATTATGATAATGCAACAAATACAGCCTCTATGAATGATAGTTCTTACGGAAAAACAAAAATAGAAATTGCAACTGCTTTAAAAAATGTAAGTAGTGAATGGGAAACTGATTTATCAAAAGGTAGAGGATATGGTACAAGTGGAACTACAGATTTACCATTTTTAAAAAATGTTACAAAACTTTCAAACACTTTGTTTGAAGATGGTCATGGAACAATCACAAATCCATATACAATTACAAACTGGACACAGTTGCAAAATATTAATAACTCAAAGATTTTAACTAGTGGCTACTATTTTAATCTTTTAAATAATATTGATAGTTCAACAGCTGGATATATGGGAAATAGTGGAGAAGGTTGGATTCCTATAGGAGATGTTAACTCTCAATTTAGAGGAACATTTGATGGACAGGGAAATACTATTTCAAATCTATATATAAATAGACTTAATAGTATAGGATTGTTTGGAGAGTCAGGTAGTGTTTCAACTATAAGAAATATTGGATTAAAAGATGTAAATATTAGAGGACAAATGTTTGTAGGAGCTTTGGTTGGAACTAATGATGGAACAATAACAAACTCTTATGCAAGTGGAGCTGTTAATGGAGTTTTTAGTCATGTAGGTGGATTGGTTGGAGAAAATTATGGAACAATTTCAAACTCGTATGCTAGTGTAAGTGTAGGTGGTACTTCTTCTTTAGGTGGATTGGTTGGATTTAATTATCAAACAATCACAAACTCTTTTTATGATAAAACAAAGTTTAATGGAAATGGTGTAGGAGATGATTTGTACTTCACTGGAGTTAAAGGACTTACAACAGAAGAGATGAAACACGGAACTGTATATAAAACTGCTGGTTGGGATATAGTTGCAGATAGCACTTTGGTAGAAGGAACTCCAGTTATAAAATTTGATAGTGCAAATAATAAATATGTTTGGGCTATTGCTCCAAAAACTTTTACTGCAAATTTATCAAATCAATCAACTACTTACAATGGTTTACTTCAAAATTTAAGTTCTATCTACACTTCACAATCTATCTTTGGTACAGCTGGAGTAAATTTCAAATTTGTAGATGTTGATAATAATGATATAACAGCATATAAAAATGCAGGAACATATTCTAATATAGGTGTTGTATCACTTGATGAGTTCATAGTTGCAGGAGTTGGTACAAAAGGAACTTTGACTATAAATAAAGCCAACCTAGATATTATCGCAAACTCAAATAGTTTGGTTTATAACGGACAAACACAAAGTGTAAATGGATATACATTTGGAACAAATGGACTTTTAGGAAGTGATACAAAAGCTGATTTAGTTGGATTAACTGGAATAACTACAACAAGCTCTAGTAAAAATGTAGGAAATTATGCTACAAATATTGGTGGAACATCTAATAACTATAATATAAACTTTACTCAAGGAAACTTAAGTATCACAAAAGCAAATGCAATAGTAAATGCAAACTCAAATAGTGTAGTTTATAATGGATTAACACAAAATGTAAATGGATTTACTGTAAGTGGACTTGTTGGTGGAGAAACAAAAGATGTTTTAACAGGATTAACAGGTTTAACAACAAGTGGAAAGAATGCAGGAGAGTATAATACAAATCTTGCTGGAGATGATATAAACTATAACCTAACTTTTAATCAAGGTAAATTAACTATTACAAAAGCAAATGCAATAGTAAATGCAAACTCAAATAGTGTAGTTTATAATGGATTAACACAAAATGTAAATGGATTTACTGTAAGTGGACTTGTTGGTGGAGAAACAAAAGATGTTTTAACAGGATTAACAGGTTTAACAACAAGTGGAAAGAATGCAGGAGAGTATAATACAAATCTTGCTGGAGATGATATAAACTATAACCTAACTTTTAATCAAGGTAAATTAACTATTACAAAAGCAAATGCAATAGTAAATGCAAACTCAAATAGTGTAGTTTATAATGGATTAACACAAAATGTAAATGGATTTACTGTAAGTGGACTTGTTGGTGGAGAAACAAAAGATGTTTTAACAGGATTAACAGGTTTAACAACAAGTGGAAAGAATGCAGGAGAGTATAATACAAATCTTGCTGGAGATGATATAAACTATAACCTAACTTTTAATCAAGGTAAATTAACTATTACAAAAGCAAATGCAATAGTAAATGCAAACTCAAATAGTGTAGTTTATAATGGATTAACACAAAATGTAAATGGATTTACTGTAAGTGGACTTGTAAATAATGAAACAAAAGATGTTTTAACAGGATTAACAGATTTAATAACAAGTGGAAAGAATGCAGGAGAGTATAATACAAATCTTGCTGGAGATGATATAAACTATAATCTTACTTTTAATCAAGGTAAATTAACTATTGCAAAAGCCAACCTTGATATTGTTGCAAACTCAAATAGTTTGGTTTATAACGGTAAAACTCAAAGTGTAAATGGATATATATTTGGAGAAAATAAGCTTTTAGGAAGTGATACAGTAGCAGATTTAAATCTAAGTGGAATAACTACAATAAGCTCTAGTAAAAATGTTGGAACTACTAAAACAAATATTAGTGGAATATCTGATAATTATAATATTAATGTAGCACAAGGAACATTGAATATTATAAAAAAAGGTATTTCTGTAACTGCTGATAATAAAAATAAAAAACAAGGTGAAAATAATCCAAACTTAACTTATGTAGCAAATGGATTAATAGAAAATGATACTTTAAATGGAACTTTAAGTACAAATGCTACACAAAATAGTGAAGTAGGGAGCTATGATATAGAAAAAGGTAGTTTGGATAACCCAAATTATGAGATAGATTTTAAAAAGGGTAAATTAATAGTTGAGGCTAAAACTGAACTTCCAAAACCTGAAACTCCAAGAGGAGTTCAAGAAGTAGTAGATAGTATTTCTCATCAGATTGCACAAACATTACAAGTAGAGTCTCAAATAGATAATCAAATATTAAATATAAATCAGAATACTCAAACTGTAAGCTTTAATAAAAGATATGGTGTAGAGATTATAAATGGTGGGATAAATGCTCCAACAAAAGAAGAAGAAGCTAGAAACTTCCAAAATATGATAAATAAGTAG